The following proteins are encoded in a genomic region of Thalassophryne amazonica chromosome 5, fThaAma1.1, whole genome shotgun sequence:
- the adora2aa gene encoding adenosine A2a receptor a: MHDDPVASAYIILELLIAAFSVLGNVLVCWAVGLNTNLQTITNFFVVSLAVADIAVGVLAIPFAVVISIGFCSNFYGCLFMACFVLILTQSSIFSLLAIAIDRYIAIKLPLRYNSLVTGQRARCIIAICWVLSIFIGMIPMMGWHKLPPNSNTTICPPGLMECLFEEVVNMQYMVYFNFFACVLIPLLLMLGIYLCIFMAARHQLRLIELKAVSGEKSRSTLQKEIHAAKSLAIIVGLFAVCWLPLHIINSFTLFCPQCDRAPVLIMNVAIILSHANSVINPFIYAYRIEEFRCTFHKIIRLHILGRREVLENGSSKRSSIRNSTNDSNRNQVDGLTFGLLTERAASAAAAAAVKSPPAALLM; encoded by the exons ATGCACGACGACCCCGTTGCCTCTGCCTACATCATCCTGGAGTTACTGATCGCCGCGTTCTCCGTCCTGGGCAATGTGCTGGTCTGCTGGGCCGTGGGCCTCAACACCAACCTGCAGACCATCACCAACTTCTTCGTGGTGTCTCTGGCAGTGGCCGACATTGCAGTGGGCGTCCTGGCCATTCCCTTCGCCGTTGTTATCAGCATTGGATTCTGCTCCAATTTCTACGGCTGTTTGTTCATGGCCTGCTTCGTGCTGATTCTCACCCAGAGCTCCATCTTCAGCCTGCTGGCCATCGCCATCGACCGGTACATCGCCATCAAGCTACCTCTTAG GTACAACAGCCTGGTGACAGGCCAGCGGGCTCGATGTATCATCGCCATCTGCTGGGTTTTATCCATCTTCATTGGCATGATACCCATGATGGGTTGGCACAAGCTGCCGCCAAACTCCAACACCACCATCTGCCCTCCTGGCCTGATGGAGTGCCTGTTTGAAGAGGTAGTAAACATGCAGTACATGGTCTACTTTAACTTTTTTGCCTGTGTGCTGATCCCCCTGCTGCTAATGTTGGGCATCTACCTGTGCATCTTCATGGCGGCTCGCCACCAGCTCAGGCTGATAGAACTGAAAGCAGTTTCCGGCGAGAAGTCGCGATCCACGCTGCAGAAGGAGATTCATGCTGCCAAGTCTCTGGCCATCATCGTGGGTCTGTTTGCCGTCTGCTGGCTGCCCCTACACATCATCAACTCCTTCACCCTCTTCTGCCCTCAGTGTGATCGTGCACCGGTGTTGATCATGAACGTGGCCATTATCCTCTCTCATGCCAACTCTGTGATCAACCCCTTCATCTACGCCTACCGCATCGAGGAGTTCAGATGCACCTTCCATAAGATTATCCGACTTCATATCTTGGGCCGGCGGGAGGTTTTGGAGAACGGCAGCAGCAAGCGTAGCTCCATTCGCAACAGCACGAACGACTCCAACAGAAACCAAGTAGACGGCCTGACCTTTGGCCTCTTGACTGAGAGagcagcatcagcagcagcagccgccGCCGTGAAATCACCTCCTGCTGCCCTGCTCATGTGA